A genomic stretch from Desulfonispora thiosulfatigenes DSM 11270 includes:
- a CDS encoding vWA domain-containing protein: protein MNKSKRVFLKTIAFTLTCFMLLSSFTPILTSAAEATLGKAPISLLRQVDNKNNAVKKGEEFTIDYKIQPQPIQASQIIPESYLQDKEIVLVMDTSGSMGKDENDKSKNKIIFNNKSEYKIDVMKLVAQNFVSKFKDDNRVKIALVPYSSKAKDVTFDNQNFAEMSNINTLMGEINKLESVGGTNIGDGLRKAYYKFESSEKNTRKYIILMTDGEPTFYSYTSWYLDWFKRVYKYYLGKNSSYYINSHNDSSNGKEYARKVAQDLIKEGQHSINSFMIAFSNDADGTELKNIATSAGGTFIKAVDGNALDEVYQQLADEINSDLPIHGVKFAETIPDSFSIINVSEGLEINGQEVTGNIGSISYKLNDDKSFFEAEPIEFSITLKAKTIGEFPLKVNSFTYKDLDGTNEIKAFSTLIINVYETDPPEIIAVIEDHPTESSKYKLTVSVDEAATIKVLNDTKEIKTFTTKGKEEFSLDFLKNSITKDKDYLTIKATDNSSNVTTETVPLIYLSLESRDYFNPNKQINERPVKINLRTENNSTITSIRANNKEIIKNQYTDQGKYKTPNETMFKDGINTVQVIVTNEHGNMASLSFNPSLDAIAPNLTAKYTDDYSKLQVSVNPEEKIIFTSVEVDLNNDGVITDGSKNQGDQVALNEIFTQPVIEENDTTFTIDLKPEWHGKEIIVKAKDSAGNIGATNAKNISTILDHCLVLLKNNKIQKLDKDKLDIVNNFETKVGVLFSSNLLVPQKMTLILDKENKAKLDLKEVTIYNVSGNMISAPEKIHFTKNGNKYDINIPNREFAPEYLLIYNITPNLSSNEVAEKGVSIINTVELNGQSSTINLNIKKQPQIK from the coding sequence ATGAATAAGAGTAAGAGAGTTTTTTTAAAGACAATAGCTTTTACTTTAACATGTTTTATGCTCTTAAGTAGCTTTACCCCGATTTTAACAAGTGCAGCTGAAGCTACTCTAGGTAAAGCACCAATTAGTTTATTACGACAAGTAGATAATAAAAATAATGCTGTAAAAAAAGGTGAAGAATTTACTATCGATTATAAGATCCAGCCCCAACCTATTCAAGCTTCTCAAATTATCCCTGAATCGTATTTGCAAGATAAAGAAATTGTGCTGGTTATGGATACATCAGGGAGTATGGGTAAAGATGAAAATGATAAAAGCAAGAACAAGATTATATTCAATAATAAATCCGAGTATAAAATTGACGTAATGAAATTAGTTGCTCAAAACTTTGTTAGTAAATTTAAAGATGATAATCGGGTAAAAATTGCCCTAGTTCCATATTCAAGTAAAGCTAAAGATGTAACCTTTGACAATCAAAATTTTGCGGAAATGTCAAATATTAACACTTTGATGGGTGAGATTAATAAATTAGAGTCTGTTGGAGGTACTAATATAGGAGATGGATTACGCAAAGCTTACTATAAGTTTGAAAGTTCAGAGAAGAATACACGTAAATATATTATTTTAATGACAGATGGAGAACCTACCTTTTATTCATATACATCATGGTATTTGGACTGGTTCAAACGTGTATATAAATACTATTTAGGTAAAAATTCTTCGTATTATATTAATTCTCATAACGATTCTTCTAACGGTAAAGAATATGCCCGTAAAGTTGCACAGGATTTAATAAAAGAAGGACAGCACTCTATTAATTCCTTTATGATTGCATTTAGTAATGATGCAGATGGTACAGAACTTAAAAACATTGCTACTAGTGCTGGTGGAACTTTTATAAAAGCAGTAGATGGTAATGCCTTAGATGAAGTATATCAACAACTAGCTGATGAAATTAATAGTGATTTACCTATACATGGTGTAAAGTTTGCTGAAACAATACCTGATAGTTTTAGTATTATTAATGTATCAGAAGGTTTAGAAATAAATGGTCAAGAAGTAACTGGAAATATAGGCAGTATATCTTATAAACTAAATGATGATAAAAGCTTTTTTGAAGCTGAACCAATTGAGTTTTCGATTACTTTAAAGGCTAAGACCATAGGCGAATTTCCTTTAAAAGTTAATTCTTTCACTTATAAAGATTTAGATGGTACAAATGAAATAAAAGCTTTTTCAACCTTAATCATTAATGTATATGAAACTGATCCCCCAGAAATTATAGCAGTAATAGAGGATCACCCAACTGAATCGTCTAAGTATAAGTTAACTGTTTCTGTAGATGAAGCAGCAACTATCAAAGTATTAAATGATACAAAAGAAATTAAGACTTTTACAACTAAAGGAAAAGAGGAATTTTCTCTAGATTTCCTTAAAAATTCAATTACCAAAGACAAAGATTATCTAACCATAAAAGCAACGGATAATTCCTCAAATGTAACGACGGAAACAGTTCCACTTATTTATTTATCTTTAGAGAGTAGGGATTATTTTAATCCTAATAAACAAATAAATGAAAGACCTGTAAAAATAAATTTACGAACAGAAAACAATTCGACAATTACTTCAATAAGAGCAAATAATAAGGAAATTATCAAAAACCAATATACTGATCAAGGTAAATATAAAACACCCAATGAAACTATGTTTAAAGATGGGATTAATACTGTGCAAGTAATAGTTACTAATGAGCATGGAAATATGGCAAGTTTAAGCTTTAATCCTAGTCTTGATGCAATTGCCCCTAATTTAACAGCAAAATACACTGACGATTATAGTAAGTTACAAGTAAGTGTTAACCCAGAAGAAAAGATTATCTTTACTAGTGTGGAAGTAGATTTAAACAATGATGGTGTAATAACGGATGGTAGTAAAAACCAAGGAGACCAAGTTGCATTGAATGAGATATTTACTCAACCTGTTATAGAAGAAAATGATACAACTTTTACCATTGACTTAAAACCTGAATGGCACGGTAAAGAAATCATAGTTAAGGCAAAAGATAGTGCAGGTAATATTGGTGCTACTAATGCAAAAAATATTAGTACTATCCTAGATCACTGCCTAGTACTTCTTAAAAATAATAAAATTCAAAAATTAGATAAAGATAAGCTAGATATTGTTAATAATTTTGAAACAAAAGTGGGTGTTTTATTCAGCTCGAATTTACTTGTACCACAAAAAATGACCTTAATCTTAGATAAAGAGAATAAAGCTAAACTTGATTTAAAAGAAGTGACTATTTATAATGTAAGCGGAAATATGATATCTGCTCCTGAAAAAATTCATTTCACTAAAAATGGTAATAAATACGATATTAATATACCAAATCGTGAATTTGCACCAGAATATCTTCTTATTTATAACATTACTCCAAACCTTTCAAGTAATGAAGTTGCCGAAAAAGGTGTTTCTATTATTAATACTGTAGAGCTAAATGGACAAAGCAGTACTATAAATTTAAACATTAAAAAGCAACCACAAATTAAATAA
- the steA gene encoding putative cytokinetic ring protein SteA, which produces MLIKGSVVIDKKTKNLVKRILPGQIAIISHRDLDEIAAESLVEARVKAVLNTDNSLSELYTNGGPKILLAAGIPHIDCLGNNLISHLAEGDEITIKGNLIFINHDVFAKGRLITDKNLTQNMKIAQENSNEQLCKFLNNTLYYAVKEKDIFLSELEYPTIRTNIKGKQVVVVIRGKGYKNDLLSMKEYIKENRPLLIGVDGGADAILEIGLKPDLIVGDMDSVSDEALCLNCERIVHAYTNGSAPGIQRLKALGLDYITFAAPGTSEDIAMLLAYEKGAEKIIAIGTHTNMIDFMEKGRNGMGSTFLVRLKIGNKLIDAKGFSTILNPV; this is translated from the coding sequence ATGCTAATAAAAGGTTCAGTAGTTATCGATAAAAAAACCAAAAATTTAGTGAAGAGAATACTTCCAGGTCAAATTGCGATAATTAGTCATCGGGATTTAGATGAAATTGCTGCTGAGTCCTTAGTGGAAGCACGAGTAAAAGCTGTTTTAAACACAGATAATTCTTTATCAGAACTTTATACAAATGGGGGACCAAAAATTCTCTTAGCAGCTGGAATCCCACACATAGATTGTCTTGGTAATAATCTTATATCTCACTTAGCTGAGGGAGATGAAATTACGATTAAAGGTAATTTGATTTTTATAAATCATGATGTATTTGCTAAGGGAAGATTAATTACTGATAAAAATTTAACTCAAAATATGAAGATTGCACAAGAAAACTCTAATGAACAATTATGTAAATTTTTAAATAATACTTTATATTATGCTGTGAAAGAAAAAGATATATTTTTAAGCGAATTAGAATATCCCACGATAAGGACAAATATTAAAGGTAAACAGGTAGTTGTGGTAATCAGAGGAAAAGGGTATAAAAATGATTTATTATCCATGAAAGAATATATCAAGGAAAATCGACCCCTTTTAATTGGTGTTGATGGTGGCGCCGATGCTATTTTAGAAATTGGTCTTAAACCAGATTTAATTGTAGGTGATATGGATAGCGTTAGCGATGAGGCACTATGCCTTAATTGTGAGCGCATAGTACATGCTTATACTAATGGCAGTGCTCCAGGAATACAAAGATTAAAAGCACTAGGCCTAGACTATATTACCTTTGCTGCCCCAGGAACAAGTGAGGATATAGCGATGCTTTTAGCTTACGAAAAAGGAGCTGAAAAGATTATTGCTATTGGAACACATACAAATATGATAGATTTTATGGAAAAAGGGCGTAATGGGATGGGGAGTACATTTTTAGTAAGATTAAAGATAGGAAATAAATTAATTGATGCTAAAGGCTTTAGTACAATCTTAAATCCGGTTTAA
- a CDS encoding glycosyltransferase family 2 protein, with product MESKNISALVPAFNEEKNIKDTILALKKIEAITEIIVIDDGSKDRTKEIAQGLDIKVISQPTNLGKGDAINTGSRYVNGKYVALVDADLGKSAEDINLLITPIINNKADISVAIFPPAKRKGGFGLVKKLATFGLKVRTKQVFKAPLSGQRVMSKDTLLDLVPFSPRFGLEVEMTIKSAKKGYKIIEVETNLSHAETGRDLSGIIHRGKQFKDVFISILIKGWKK from the coding sequence GTGGAATCTAAAAATATTTCAGCATTAGTTCCAGCATTTAATGAAGAAAAAAACATCAAGGACACTATCTTAGCTTTGAAAAAAATAGAGGCTATTACAGAAATTATCGTAATTGATGATGGATCTAAAGATAGGACAAAGGAAATCGCGCAAGGTTTAGATATTAAAGTTATTTCTCAACCTACTAATTTAGGAAAAGGGGATGCTATTAATACAGGATCAAGATATGTTAATGGAAAGTATGTTGCCCTTGTAGATGCCGATTTAGGAAAAAGCGCAGAGGATATTAATTTATTAATTACCCCAATAATTAATAATAAGGCCGATATCAGTGTCGCAATATTTCCACCTGCAAAAAGAAAAGGGGGTTTTGGCTTAGTTAAAAAGCTTGCGACCTTTGGATTAAAGGTTAGAACTAAGCAAGTGTTTAAAGCCCCTTTATCAGGTCAGAGAGTTATGTCTAAGGATACACTATTAGACTTAGTTCCTTTTTCACCTAGATTTGGTTTAGAGGTTGAAATGACTATAAAATCAGCAAAAAAGGGATATAAGATTATAGAGGTAGAAACTAATTTATCACATGCTGAAACAGGTCGGGATTTATCAGGGATAATACATAGGGGAAAGCAATTTAAAGATGTATTTATATCTATTTTAATAAAGGGTTGGAAAAAATGA
- a CDS encoding branched-chain amino acid aminotransferase, whose translation MQELKIIKSTTLKDKPEQVGDFGTIFTDHMFVLDYEEGKGWHNPVIEPYQPMLVDPASAILHYGQGIFEGMKAYKTNDGLVQLFRPRDNFLRLNRSAERLCIPQIDVDFVLECLNKLIELESEWIPTKEGTSLYIRPYIVATESFLGVRPSHKYKLFIILSPVGAYYPEGLKPVKILVEDKFVRAVAGGLGEAKTMANYAASLLAAQEAKSKGFSQVLWLDGVNLKYVEEVGTMNIFFKINGEIITPALNGSILPGITRDSVIKVLKSWGLTVNERKISIDEVVEAFDNELLEEAFGTGTAAVISPVGILQYKDKKMELKDFESDSIAHKLYDFITKLQYGKENDTFDWIKSLS comes from the coding sequence ATGCAAGAACTTAAAATTATAAAAAGCACTACGCTTAAAGATAAACCTGAACAGGTAGGAGATTTTGGCACGATATTCACAGACCATATGTTTGTACTTGATTATGAAGAGGGTAAAGGATGGCATAATCCTGTAATAGAACCATATCAACCTATGCTTGTAGATCCAGCATCTGCAATATTACATTATGGTCAAGGTATATTTGAAGGTATGAAAGCTTATAAGACAAATGATGGACTAGTACAACTATTTAGACCTAGAGATAATTTCTTGCGTTTAAATAGATCTGCAGAGAGATTATGTATACCTCAGATTGATGTGGATTTTGTCTTAGAGTGTTTAAATAAATTAATCGAATTAGAATCTGAATGGATTCCCACTAAGGAAGGAACTTCTTTATATATAAGGCCATACATCGTAGCAACGGAGTCTTTCTTAGGGGTTAGACCATCTCATAAATATAAATTATTTATAATTTTATCCCCAGTTGGAGCTTATTATCCAGAAGGATTAAAGCCAGTTAAAATTTTAGTGGAAGATAAATTTGTAAGAGCAGTAGCTGGAGGTTTAGGAGAAGCTAAAACTATGGCTAATTATGCTGCTAGTTTATTAGCTGCTCAAGAAGCTAAGAGTAAAGGATTTTCTCAAGTATTATGGTTAGATGGTGTAAACCTTAAATATGTTGAAGAAGTAGGTACAATGAATATTTTCTTTAAGATTAATGGGGAAATTATTACGCCTGCTTTAAATGGAAGTATTTTACCAGGGATAACTAGAGATTCAGTAATTAAGGTATTAAAAAGTTGGGGATTAACTGTAAATGAAAGAAAAATTTCTATAGATGAAGTAGTGGAAGCTTTCGATAATGAATTATTAGAAGAAGCATTTGGTACTGGTACAGCTGCTGTTATCTCTCCAGTAGGTATCCTTCAATATAAAGATAAAAAAATGGAGCTAAAAGATTTTGAATCTGATAGTATCGCTCATAAATTATATGATTTTATTACGAAGTTACAATATGGAAAAGAAAATGATACTTTTGATTGGATTAAAAGTCTATCATAA
- a CDS encoding sodium-dependent transporter, whose product MSKNINYTKRESWGSSFGFIMAAAGSAVGLGNIWKFPYVAGESGGAVFLFIYLICALLLGFTVMLCEHALGRNSQQDAVGTFKKIAPGKKWWLVGAIGVLASFIILSFYSVVAGWTLAYIFKSVIGSLAGLQLTEYSGFFSNFISNPVEPIIWQSIFMIITVIIVVAGVQSGIEKWSKVLMPALFAILLLIIVRSLTLEGSMEGVKFFLSPDFSKINSTVVLSALGQAFFSLSLGVGAMITYGSYLNKRSNIPSAAFMIIALGILVAVLAGLAIFPAVFATGMSPSGGPGLIFMVLPAVFSKMPFGHFFEIIFFILLSIAALTSAISLLEVLVAFIKDQLKWTRKKAAIISGVLAFIWGIPSSLSQGIWSEFLFKLPGQKPKVFFDLMDFFASNILMPIGGICVCIFTAYIWKTNNAITELSNNGKYRYSWLPLWGFLVKYIAPIVIFLVLLQGLGILKS is encoded by the coding sequence TTGAGCAAGAATATTAATTATACTAAACGTGAAAGTTGGGGCTCTAGTTTTGGTTTTATTATGGCTGCTGCAGGCTCAGCTGTAGGACTAGGAAACATATGGAAGTTTCCATACGTTGCTGGAGAAAGTGGAGGAGCAGTATTTTTATTTATCTACTTAATCTGTGCCCTTTTACTAGGATTTACAGTAATGTTATGTGAACATGCTTTAGGTAGAAATTCTCAGCAAGATGCTGTAGGAACCTTTAAAAAAATAGCACCAGGTAAAAAATGGTGGTTAGTTGGGGCTATTGGAGTTTTAGCTTCCTTTATAATTCTATCTTTTTATTCTGTGGTTGCTGGGTGGACTTTAGCTTATATTTTTAAGTCTGTGATTGGCAGTTTAGCTGGACTACAATTAACTGAATATAGTGGTTTTTTTAGTAATTTTATTAGTAATCCGGTAGAGCCAATTATTTGGCAAAGTATATTTATGATTATCACTGTAATTATTGTTGTAGCAGGTGTTCAATCTGGAATAGAAAAATGGAGTAAAGTCTTAATGCCAGCTCTATTTGCAATTCTCCTTTTAATCATAGTTAGAAGTTTAACTTTAGAAGGTTCTATGGAAGGTGTTAAATTCTTTTTAAGTCCGGATTTTTCAAAAATAAATAGTACTGTAGTATTATCTGCCTTAGGGCAAGCTTTTTTCTCTTTAAGTTTAGGTGTTGGCGCAATGATAACTTATGGTAGTTATTTAAATAAAAGATCTAATATTCCTTCGGCTGCCTTTATGATAATTGCTTTAGGTATATTAGTTGCTGTTTTAGCAGGACTTGCTATATTTCCAGCAGTTTTTGCAACTGGTATGAGTCCTAGCGGTGGCCCTGGCCTTATTTTTATGGTTTTACCAGCTGTATTTTCTAAAATGCCTTTTGGACACTTTTTTGAAATAATCTTTTTTATACTTTTAAGCATAGCTGCTTTAACTTCTGCTATATCACTTTTAGAAGTTTTAGTTGCCTTTATTAAAGATCAATTAAAGTGGACACGAAAAAAGGCTGCAATAATTAGCGGAGTACTTGCATTTATCTGGGGAATTCCCTCTTCCTTGTCACAAGGGATTTGGAGTGAATTTTTATTTAAACTTCCGGGTCAAAAACCCAAAGTGTTTTTTGATTTAATGGACTTTTTTGCTTCAAATATACTTATGCCAATTGGGGGCATTTGTGTATGTATATTTACAGCGTATATTTGGAAAACCAATAATGCTATAACAGAGCTAAGCAATAATGGCAAATATAGATATTCTTGGTTACCTCTATGGGGCTTTTTAGTTAAATATATCGCGCCAATAGTTATTTTCCTTGTTTTGTTACAGGGCCTTGGAATTTTAAAATCATAA
- a CDS encoding stalk domain-containing protein — translation MQFTQKEEKPVIKNDRTYVPLRIISENLGAEVNWFDNQVFIQKSKKLDLANVPPNTSGKIRILIDNQVINITDKDGQVYISEKGRTMIPLRIVAENLDCDVLFDKGVIALTTKKAEPQDEPKEEPKEEPKEPIKEESKTEIISIKGPAIATSEQLKRLVKREEDRMKVKMESQGRPFEPFPDVVDLYLEIGKEYGIRGDLAYCQALKETGYFQFTGQVQPFQNNYCGLWATGSPLTGEETLKGKDTMDINKVQFLKGYHGLTFKKPEYGVEAHIQHLYAYVTKDDLPKGKELLDPRFSYVNRGVATNWNDLNGRWAVPGVGYGESIIDDYWKKAFK, via the coding sequence ATTCAGTTTACTCAAAAAGAAGAAAAGCCAGTTATTAAAAATGATCGTACATATGTACCACTTAGAATCATTAGTGAAAATTTAGGCGCTGAGGTTAATTGGTTTGACAATCAAGTCTTTATTCAAAAGTCTAAAAAATTAGATTTAGCTAATGTTCCACCTAATACCTCTGGCAAAATAAGAATATTAATTGATAATCAAGTTATTAATATTACCGATAAAGATGGACAGGTTTACATAAGCGAAAAAGGACGTACAATGATTCCTTTACGAATTGTAGCAGAAAATTTAGATTGTGATGTTCTTTTTGATAAAGGAGTTATTGCTTTAACAACTAAAAAAGCAGAACCGCAGGATGAACCTAAAGAAGAACCCAAAGAAGAGCCAAAAGAACCAATTAAAGAAGAAAGTAAAACTGAAATTATTTCAATTAAGGGTCCGGCAATAGCAACATCTGAACAGTTGAAAAGATTAGTTAAAAGAGAAGAAGATAGAATGAAAGTTAAAATGGAAAGTCAAGGTAGACCATTTGAGCCATTTCCAGATGTTGTAGATCTTTATCTTGAAATTGGGAAAGAGTATGGTATACGTGGTGACTTAGCATACTGCCAGGCTTTAAAGGAAACAGGATACTTCCAATTTACAGGACAGGTACAACCTTTTCAAAATAATTATTGTGGATTATGGGCTACAGGAAGCCCATTAACAGGTGAGGAAACTTTAAAAGGTAAAGACACAATGGACATAAATAAAGTTCAGTTTTTAAAAGGTTATCATGGACTTACCTTTAAAAAGCCTGAGTACGGAGTAGAAGCACACATCCAGCATCTTTATGCATATGTAACAAAAGATGATCTACCAAAAGGTAAAGAGCTGCTAGATCCTCGGTTTAGCTATGTAAATAGAGGAGTAGCAACTAATTGGAATGATTTAAATGGAAGATGGGCAGTTCCTGGAGTTGGTTATGGGGAAAGTATTATTGATGATTATTGGAAAAAAGCATTTAAATAA